GCGGGCGTGGTGCTGGAGGACGGGGAGAAGCTGTCCGCGGGCGCAGTGATCCTGGCGACCGGCGGCCTCTCCTATCCGGTGACGGGCAGCACGGGGGACGGCTACCGCATGGCGCGGCAGACGGGGCACGCGCTGACGGCGACGCGCCCCTGCCTTGTGGCGCTGATGTGCCAAGACCCTTGGACAGGCACGATGCCCGGCCTGGCGCTACGCAACGTCGTGCTGCGCGCAAAACAGGGAAAAAAGCGCCTGTTTGAGGAGCAGGGGGAGCTGCTCTTTACGCACGACGGCATCTCCGGCCCGCTAGCGCTCTCCCTGAGCGCGCGCCTGCCGGATACAAACCTTGCGCAGGTGCAGGCAGAGATCGACCTAAAGCCCGCGCTGGACGCGCAGAAGCTGGACGTGCGCCTGGTGCGCGACTTTGGCGATATGGCGCGCAAGCAGTTTAAAAGCGTGGCCGAGCATCTGGCGCCCCGGGCGATGGCCCCCGTTTTGTGCGCGCTTTCGGGCATCGCGCCCGATACGCCCGTACACCAGATCAGCCGCGGCATGCGCGCACGCCTGCTGGATGCGTTGAAGCATTTCCCGGTGCATATCAGTGGGTTTCACCCCATCGAGGAGGCGATCATCACCCGCGGCGGGGTGGCGGTCTCGGATATCCGGCCCAAGGATATGATGAGCAAACGGACAGAAGGGCTGTTTTTTGCTGGCGAGATGATCGACGTAGACGGGTATACCGGCGGGTTCAACCTGCAG
Above is a window of Maliibacterium massiliense DNA encoding:
- a CDS encoding NAD(P)/FAD-dependent oxidoreductase, with translation MRPQTRVLVVGGGPAGMMAAISAARAGARVLLLERNEKLGKKLYITGKGRCNVTTACERDAFFASIARNARFLYSAYANFSNQRLIAFLEDAGLPLKVERGMRVFPASDKASDVTRTLARALEKAQVALRMHARAAELIVREGRAAGVVLEDGEKLSAGAVILATGGLSYPVTGSTGDGYRMARQTGHALTATRPCLVALMCQDPWTGTMPGLALRNVVLRAKQGKKRLFEEQGELLFTHDGISGPLALSLSARLPDTNLAQVQAEIDLKPALDAQKLDVRLVRDFGDMARKQFKSVAEHLAPRAMAPVLCALSGIAPDTPVHQISRGMRARLLDALKHFPVHISGFHPIEEAIITRGGVAVSDIRPKDMMSKRTEGLFFAGEMIDVDGYTGGFNLQIAFSTGHLAGASAAQYVLDDTEASAL